Genomic segment of Pararhodobacter zhoushanensis:
CGCCGGTTACACCGGTCCCCGCTGCGCCCGCCGCGATTTTGGCGCCGCTGCCGCCGGAGATCACGGCCGACCCTGTCGCGCGCCGTCCTGTGACCAAGGTCGTCCCGGCCCGGACCGATCTGGTTGCCGCGGCCTTCGGGCTTCGCCTGACAAACACGGCCCACCCCGCGCCGCCGCCCGGCGCACCCCTGCCGCCCGCCGTGCCGCCGGTGATTGAGCCTGCGGTCCAGCGCGACGCCCCGCCGATCCCCGCACCCGCCGTCGACGAGATCACGCGCAGCGCTCGCCGCCACGCTCGTGCGTGCGGTGCCGCAAGCGCCCCCCGTGCACCCTGTTGCCGTTGTGGCGGCGCCTCAGCCCCTGCCCGTCGCGCCAGAGCCACCCGACACCCGCGCCCCCGTGCCGGACCGCCACCCGACGCCCCAACCCCTAGCACGCGTCGAAACGCCGCCCCTCACCGCGGTCGCAGTCAACACCGCGCCCGCCCCGAAACGCGCCGAGCCGGTTGTCGCCAGACCCACGGACCCGCCCGACCTTGCCGCTCTGCATTCTGCCCCGGCAGGCGCGCCGATGGGCCCTGCCCCGGTCGAGCCACCCGCACCGCGCAAAACCCGCGATCCGCTGCCCATGATGACCGTGGACGCAGCCCCGACAGAGCGCGCCCTGCCCCCCGACCCGGCGCAGCGCCCTGACGTACCTGCGCGCAGTGAGGCACCACAGCCCGAAGCGCGGCATCAGCCCGCCAGCGCCGAGACCCCGCGCCAGATCGCCGAACAGATCGCACCGCGCCTTGTGCAGGCCGGGCGCGCGGGCTTCGATATCGCCTTGCATCCTGAAGAGCTGGGCAGCGTCCGTCTGAAACTGGTCAGCCACGACGGCGGCAGCGTGTTGATCATTCAGGC
This window contains:
- a CDS encoding flagellar hook-length control protein FliK, whose product is MGPAPVEPPAPRKTRDPLPMMTVDAAPTERALPPDPAQRPDVPARSEAPQPEARHQPASAETPRQIAEQIAPRLVQAGRAGFDIALHPEELGSVRLKLVSHDGGSVLIIQAERPETLDLMRRHIGALEHELRALGHDQLSLRFNSTSPQSQGTSPGWLTGGQSGAQGGTYSGGQPGNQSGNTPSTAPQPDPPLITPDPIAARSLVRDHLDLRL